A genomic segment from Desulfonatronum lacustre DSM 10312 encodes:
- a CDS encoding phosphotransacetylase family protein, which yields MVGIYVGSTSGYSGKNLIAMGLGLKFQKDGLNVGYIKPVGAVPVEKDGKMGDEDAFFVQDVLGLKEDPEVVTPVLVTEEFKTKAFGGLTHDLMGDIKRSYEAVSKGKDVTIVAGSGSMYSGKYCNVDAVEVVRTLGIKSIVIDRCSKELNYDYLVVLKDALGDQFIGTILNDIPADYMDEVKNRLTPFLERSGVKVLGILPRDPLLGAVQVGELAQRLGGRVVTAKDKADRVVENFLIGSMQVENFMTHFRKNKNTAIIMGGDRSDVQLVALEGECPCLILTGNIYPNDIILTRAEVKGIPIIIVRDDTFTMSKKMDAILSRLKLRDLVKIQQGAQVVSNNVDIPYIKEQLGLK from the coding sequence ATGGTCGGTATTTATGTGGGCTCGACGTCAGGCTATTCAGGAAAAAACCTGATAGCCATGGGGCTTGGTCTCAAATTTCAAAAAGACGGCCTGAACGTCGGCTACATCAAGCCTGTGGGCGCCGTACCCGTGGAAAAAGACGGCAAAATGGGAGACGAAGACGCGTTCTTTGTTCAGGACGTGCTGGGACTGAAGGAAGACCCCGAAGTCGTCACCCCCGTACTGGTCACCGAGGAGTTCAAGACCAAGGCCTTCGGCGGCCTGACCCACGACCTGATGGGCGACATCAAACGCAGCTACGAAGCCGTCAGCAAGGGCAAGGACGTAACCATCGTCGCCGGCTCCGGGAGCATGTATTCCGGCAAATACTGCAACGTGGACGCCGTGGAAGTCGTACGCACCCTGGGCATCAAATCCATCGTCATCGACCGCTGCTCCAAGGAACTGAACTACGACTACCTGGTGGTGCTCAAGGACGCCCTGGGCGATCAATTTATCGGAACGATTCTCAACGACATTCCCGCGGACTACATGGACGAGGTCAAAAACCGGCTGACGCCTTTCCTGGAACGCAGCGGAGTGAAGGTCCTCGGCATTTTGCCCCGGGATCCGCTGCTCGGCGCGGTCCAGGTGGGCGAACTGGCCCAACGGCTCGGTGGACGAGTGGTCACGGCCAAGGACAAGGCCGACCGCGTCGTGGAGAATTTCCTGATCGGCAGTATGCAGGTCGAAAACTTCATGACCCACTTCCGCAAGAACAAAAACACCGCCATCATCATGGGCGGCGACCGCTCCGACGTTCAGTTGGTGGCCCTGGAAGGGGAATGCCCGTGTCTGATCCTGACCGGGAACATCTATCCCAACGATATCATCCTGACCCGGGCCGAGGTCAAGGGAATCCCGATCATCATCGTCCGCGACGACACCTTCACCATGTCCAAGAAGATGGACGCCATTCTCTCCCGCCTGAAACTGCGCGACTTGGTCAAAATCCAGCAAGGCGCCCAGGTGGTCAGCAACAACGTGGACATCCCCTACATCAAGGAACAACTCGGATTGAAATAG
- the rnhA gene encoding ribonuclease HI, whose translation MSEDKVTRIYTDGACLGNPGPGGWGAVVLADRERRELSGGYGLTTNNRMEMLAVIEALSLLRDRSVVELYTDSKYIHDAVEKGWLAKWKRNGWRTADKKAVKNQDLWLRMDALLQTHDVSFHWVRGHSGNPENECCDRLASAAAQGKNLSKDAGYVR comes from the coding sequence ATGAGTGAGGATAAAGTGACGAGAATATATACCGACGGCGCGTGCCTGGGAAATCCCGGACCGGGAGGATGGGGCGCGGTGGTGCTCGCTGACCGGGAACGCCGGGAGTTGTCGGGCGGCTACGGATTGACCACCAACAACCGGATGGAGATGCTGGCCGTGATTGAGGCCTTGAGCCTTCTGCGGGACCGGTCGGTGGTGGAACTCTATACGGATTCCAAATACATTCATGACGCCGTTGAAAAAGGGTGGTTGGCCAAGTGGAAACGCAACGGCTGGCGGACCGCGGACAAGAAGGCGGTCAAGAACCAGGACCTTTGGCTGCGTATGGATGCCTTGCTTCAGACGCATGACGTAAGTTTTCACTGGGTTCGCGGCCATTCTGGAAACCCGGAAAACGAGTGTTGCGATAGACTGGCCAGTGCCGCCGCGCAAGGGAAAAATCTGTCCAAGGACGCCGGGTACGTACGATAG
- a CDS encoding TPM domain-containing protein, whose translation MPFGVKRNAAPWEGLLRALGMIFVFMGVIWLFWNHNQRTIEMLDAHQVVVDHGGMLTDAQKQSVRDLSRALKSSFGLDLRLVVSADGLTPPSVDAKTIHIGLDPEGETFQVVLPPIVERALGQGFTRYLREEHFVPYWASGNWQRGLGEALSLIWNALNSPEDELGEYHHGADDRPQGSGSYRGVVRDEGPFNE comes from the coding sequence ATGCCGTTCGGAGTAAAACGAAATGCCGCGCCCTGGGAGGGGCTGTTGCGGGCTTTAGGCATGATCTTCGTGTTCATGGGCGTGATCTGGCTGTTCTGGAACCACAACCAGCGCACCATTGAGATGCTGGATGCACATCAAGTGGTCGTGGATCACGGCGGCATGCTGACCGATGCGCAAAAACAATCCGTTCGCGATTTGTCTCGGGCCCTGAAATCGTCATTCGGGCTGGACTTGCGGCTGGTGGTGTCCGCGGACGGGTTGACGCCGCCGTCGGTGGACGCCAAGACCATCCATATCGGCCTTGATCCCGAAGGCGAGACCTTTCAGGTGGTCTTGCCGCCCATTGTGGAACGAGCTCTGGGGCAGGGGTTTACCAGGTACTTGCGCGAGGAGCATTTCGTCCCATACTGGGCGAGCGGCAATTGGCAACGCGGGCTGGGAGAGGCGCTGAGCTTGATTTGGAACGCCCTGAACAGCCCGGAGGACGAATTGGGCGAATATCATCACGGCGCGGACGATCGCCCTCAGGGGAGCGGTTCGTACCGGGGCGTCGTGCGCGACGAAGGACCCTTCAATGAGTGA
- a CDS encoding phosphomannomutase/phosphoglucomutase, which yields MLIKREIFRAYDIRGVVDRDFDEAWVEVLGKACGTFFLRRGQHQAVVGHDCRHSSPGYQTAMIKGLLSTGVDVLFINMVPTPLFYYAVKKFNRQAGVMITASHNPPEFNGFKVWSGAGTIHSEDVREVYEIMARGEFSSGQGIASEHDVVPAYLEELSAQVQLPAPVRVVVDGGNGAGGEICAELLRRIGADVVELYCEPDGNFPNHHPDPTRDENNDDLRAKVLEVGAQAGIGLDGDADRIGALDEQGRMIYGDRLLAVFARHVLQDRPGATVIGEVKCSHLMFQDIADHGGKPIMGQTGHSLIKAKMQETGAALAGEMSGHMFFADRYYGFDDALYAAMRLVEIIGQNPAKPLSTYLDEWPPIFSTPEIRMDCPEEIKFQIVERAQAFFRDRFDVVDVDGARIVFPDGWGLLRASNTQPILVLRFEAESEARLKEIRALVEEPLERWIAELGG from the coding sequence ATGCTGATCAAACGGGAAATATTTCGAGCCTACGACATCCGTGGTGTCGTGGATCGTGATTTCGACGAGGCGTGGGTGGAAGTGTTGGGAAAGGCGTGCGGGACGTTTTTCCTCAGGAGAGGCCAGCATCAGGCCGTTGTCGGTCACGATTGCCGACACAGCTCTCCCGGTTATCAAACCGCGATGATTAAAGGACTCCTGTCTACGGGCGTGGACGTGCTGTTTATCAACATGGTTCCCACGCCGCTGTTTTACTACGCGGTAAAGAAGTTCAACCGCCAGGCAGGGGTGATGATCACGGCCAGCCATAATCCGCCTGAATTCAACGGGTTCAAAGTCTGGTCCGGAGCGGGAACGATTCATTCCGAGGATGTCCGGGAAGTTTATGAAATCATGGCTCGCGGCGAGTTCAGTTCCGGGCAGGGGATCGCTTCCGAGCATGATGTGGTTCCGGCGTACCTGGAGGAACTTTCCGCCCAGGTCCAACTCCCAGCCCCGGTCCGGGTCGTCGTGGACGGAGGCAACGGGGCCGGTGGGGAGATTTGCGCCGAACTGCTGCGCCGGATCGGCGCGGACGTGGTGGAATTGTACTGCGAGCCGGACGGGAATTTTCCGAATCATCATCCGGACCCGACCCGTGACGAAAACAACGATGATCTCAGGGCCAAGGTTCTGGAAGTCGGGGCCCAGGCGGGCATCGGGCTGGACGGTGACGCGGACCGGATCGGGGCCTTGGACGAACAGGGCCGGATGATTTACGGCGACCGTCTCCTGGCCGTCTTTGCCCGTCACGTGCTCCAGGATCGGCCCGGGGCTACCGTGATCGGCGAGGTAAAATGCTCGCACCTGATGTTTCAGGACATCGCCGATCACGGCGGCAAGCCGATTATGGGACAGACCGGCCATTCTCTGATCAAAGCCAAGATGCAGGAAACCGGGGCGGCTCTGGCCGGAGAGATGAGCGGGCATATGTTTTTCGCGGACAGATATTACGGGTTCGACGACGCGTTGTACGCCGCGATGCGTCTGGTGGAGATCATCGGCCAAAATCCGGCCAAGCCGCTGAGCACCTATCTCGATGAATGGCCGCCCATCTTCTCCACTCCTGAAATCCGCATGGATTGTCCCGAAGAAATCAAGTTTCAAATCGTGGAGCGGGCCCAGGCCTTTTTCCGGGATCGTTTCGACGTGGTGGACGTGGACGGCGCGCGCATCGTATTTCCCGACGGTTGGGGGCTGCTGCGCGCTTCCAACACCCAACCCATCCTGGTCTTGCGTTTCGAGGCTGAATCCGAGGCTCGCTTGAAGGAAATCCGCGCTCTGGTGGAAGAGCCCCTGGAGCGATGGATCGCCGAGTTGGGCGGGTGA
- the hflK gene encoding FtsH protease activity modulator HflK encodes MNWDWDKLQDKRKRNGPPGAPDLAQLNEQLNKLKNIKLPGGGKIVVLVLLLLWLASGIYIVNPDEVGVVQRFGAYNRITDPGPHFRIPFPFESVQTPKVTQVRRFEIGYRTIQAPSAMGGEPQYRIVPEESHMLTGDENIVDVQFIVQYQLNDPVKFLFNIQMPDASVKSAAEAAMREVIGYNKLDAALTDGKPAIQDETRALMQNIMDRYESGIQILAVQLQDVQPPEPVIDSFRDVVRAREDAVRIQNQAEAYRNDIVPRARGEAAVIINQAEAHKEAVVRRAEGEAQRFLSMLAEYNQAPDVTRTRLYLETMEEVLSNPELMKTFISDNALSQVLPYLPLGAMTPGAQRLDAPEAASQQARQPAQAGTAPSVRGGRAQ; translated from the coding sequence ATGAACTGGGACTGGGACAAACTCCAAGACAAACGGAAAAGGAACGGGCCTCCCGGGGCCCCGGATCTCGCGCAACTCAACGAGCAGTTGAACAAGCTGAAGAACATCAAGCTGCCCGGTGGCGGCAAGATCGTCGTGTTAGTGCTTCTTCTGCTGTGGCTTGCCTCGGGGATCTACATCGTCAATCCCGACGAAGTGGGTGTCGTCCAACGATTCGGTGCCTATAACCGCATAACCGATCCAGGGCCGCACTTCCGCATCCCCTTCCCCTTCGAGTCCGTGCAGACTCCCAAGGTGACGCAGGTCCGGCGCTTTGAAATCGGCTACCGCACCATTCAGGCTCCTTCGGCAATGGGCGGGGAGCCTCAGTACCGGATCGTCCCGGAAGAGTCGCACATGCTCACCGGTGATGAAAACATCGTGGACGTTCAATTCATCGTCCAATATCAACTCAATGATCCGGTCAAATTCCTGTTCAATATCCAAATGCCCGACGCATCGGTGAAAAGCGCCGCGGAGGCGGCCATGCGCGAGGTCATCGGCTACAATAAGCTGGATGCTGCCCTGACTGACGGCAAACCGGCCATTCAGGACGAAACTCGGGCTTTGATGCAAAATATCATGGACCGCTACGAGTCCGGAATCCAGATATTAGCCGTCCAGCTCCAGGACGTCCAACCGCCGGAACCGGTCATCGATTCCTTCCGCGACGTTGTCCGCGCCAGGGAAGACGCCGTCCGCATCCAGAACCAGGCCGAAGCCTACCGCAACGACATCGTCCCTCGTGCCCGAGGTGAAGCCGCCGTGATCATCAACCAGGCTGAAGCCCACAAGGAAGCCGTGGTTCGACGGGCGGAAGGTGAGGCCCAACGCTTCCTGTCCATGCTCGCGGAATATAATCAAGCCCCGGATGTCACCAGGACCCGACTCTATCTCGAAACCATGGAAGAGGTTTTAAGCAATCCCGAACTTATGAAGACCTTCATCTCGGACAATGCGCTGAGCCAAGTACTCCCTTACCTACCGCTCGGCGCCATGACCCCCGGGGCGCAACGGCTTGACGCTCCGGAAGCCGCCTCGCAACAGGCCAGACAACCGGCCCAAGCCGGAACCGCGCCGTCCGTACGAGGAGGTCGAGCACAATGA
- the hflC gene encoding protease modulator HflC has protein sequence MKTPTLTLPVILVALFIGFLVVTQSAYIVDETERAIVLQLGKPVSETKEPGLHFKLPFVQNVLFFDSRILDYDSRPAEILTRDKKNMMVDNYTKWRIIDPLRFYTTLRTLPMGQARLDDVVYAELRVLLGQHTLTEVVTTKRSQIMEELTIKSNELIQEYGIEVIDVRIKRTDLPAETQRAVFNRMIAEREREAKTYRAEGEETAANIRSLADRERVVLIAQANRTSQHLRGEGDAQAIKVFGEALNQAPDFYEYLRTLEAYKKTIGENTQVILTPSSPFLRLLQEN, from the coding sequence ATGAAAACTCCCACATTGACCCTTCCGGTGATTTTGGTCGCCCTGTTCATCGGCTTTCTGGTGGTCACACAAAGTGCTTACATCGTAGACGAAACGGAACGGGCCATCGTGCTCCAGCTTGGAAAGCCCGTGAGTGAGACCAAGGAACCAGGGCTGCACTTCAAACTGCCCTTTGTCCAAAACGTCCTTTTCTTCGACTCCCGAATCCTGGATTATGATTCCCGCCCGGCGGAAATCCTGACCAGGGACAAAAAGAACATGATGGTGGACAACTACACCAAGTGGCGGATCATCGATCCCTTGCGATTCTACACCACCCTGCGCACCCTGCCCATGGGCCAGGCCCGGCTGGATGACGTCGTCTACGCCGAACTGCGTGTCCTGCTCGGTCAGCACACCCTGACCGAGGTGGTCACCACCAAACGTTCTCAGATCATGGAAGAGCTGACCATCAAGAGCAACGAGTTGATCCAGGAATATGGTATTGAGGTCATTGACGTGCGGATCAAGCGCACGGACCTGCCGGCGGAAACCCAACGGGCGGTGTTCAACCGAATGATCGCTGAACGCGAACGAGAGGCCAAGACCTACCGCGCCGAGGGCGAGGAAACCGCGGCCAACATCCGCTCTCTGGCCGACCGGGAGCGGGTCGTCCTTATTGCCCAGGCCAACCGTACTTCCCAGCACCTTCGTGGTGAAGGCGACGCCCAAGCCATCAAGGTTTTCGGGGAAGCCCTGAATCAGGCCCCTGATTTCTACGAGTACCTGCGCACCCTGGAAGCCTATAAAAAGACCATAGGTGAAAACACCCAGGTCATCCTGACGCCTTCCAGCCCCTTCTTGCGATTGCTCCAGGAAAACTAA
- a CDS encoding DUF21 domain-containing protein, whose protein sequence is MTTFIWIGILICLTQSAMLSGLNLAYFSVSKLHLEMESSRGNVHARRVLTLRRDANLLLVTILWSNVGVNVLLALLSGSVLAGVAAFLFSTVLITICGEIMPQAYFSRNALRMGALLAPVIRIYQIVLYPVTKPTAVLLDKWLGPEGIGYFRERDLRELIKMHMESPSTEIDKVEGKGSLNFLALDDLPVAAEGESADPRSILTMKFEQDRPVFPLIRPSSTDPFLNLVQSSGKTWVILVDQEGEPRYAVNVASFLREAFFDPDNFNPMAHCHRPIIVRDPMTSLGAVIPRLKVLPERTDDDVIDNDIILYWGEEKHVITGSDILGRLLRGIVREESKVVQG, encoded by the coding sequence ATGACCACCTTCATCTGGATCGGAATCCTGATCTGTCTGACTCAGTCGGCCATGCTTTCCGGACTGAACCTGGCCTACTTTTCCGTGAGCAAGCTCCATCTGGAGATGGAGTCCTCCCGGGGCAACGTGCATGCCCGGCGGGTGCTGACCCTGCGTCGGGACGCCAACTTGCTGTTGGTGACCATCCTCTGGTCAAACGTGGGAGTGAACGTCCTGTTGGCCCTGCTGTCCGGATCCGTGCTCGCCGGAGTGGCCGCGTTTTTGTTTTCCACCGTGCTGATCACCATTTGCGGGGAGATCATGCCCCAGGCCTATTTTTCCCGGAACGCGCTACGGATGGGGGCCCTGTTGGCCCCGGTGATCCGGATTTACCAGATCGTCCTCTACCCCGTGACCAAGCCCACGGCCGTGCTTCTGGACAAATGGCTGGGCCCCGAGGGAATCGGTTACTTTCGGGAACGGGACCTGCGGGAACTGATCAAGATGCATATGGAGTCGCCTTCCACGGAGATCGACAAGGTGGAGGGCAAGGGCAGCCTGAACTTCCTGGCCCTGGACGACCTGCCCGTGGCCGCGGAGGGCGAGAGCGCGGACCCGCGAAGCATCCTGACCATGAAGTTCGAGCAGGACAGGCCCGTCTTTCCCCTTATCAGGCCGTCCAGCACGGACCCGTTTCTCAATCTCGTGCAAAGCTCCGGAAAAACCTGGGTGATCCTCGTGGACCAGGAGGGAGAGCCGCGCTACGCCGTGAACGTGGCCTCCTTTTTGCGGGAGGCCTTTTTCGATCCGGACAATTTCAACCCCATGGCCCACTGCCACCGGCCGATCATCGTCCGCGACCCCATGACCAGCCTGGGGGCCGTGATTCCACGCCTGAAGGTCCTGCCGGAACGAACGGACGACGACGTAATCGACAACGACATCATCCTCTATTGGGGCGAGGAAAAGCACGTGATCACCGGCTCGGACATTCTCGGTCGGCTGCTGCGGGGAATCGTCCGGGAGGAGTCGAAGGTGGTGCAAGGGTAA
- a CDS encoding amidoligase family protein, with product MPRLILPDQTRTPDGEVRRVGVEMEMAGLELPVMAQAVKDLFGGHIDSKSPFEIHVLETRHGTFAVELDASLLKNHEYRPYLAQVGIDLDAMDDQRAFDAILARLAANVVPSEVVAPPIPITALEDMDALRDRLRRDGAKGTRAALVYAFGAQFNVEVADLDAAYLRDVLRAYVLLHDRLTERGVVDVSRKISPYIRAFPGGYVRLLLDEAYTPDLTGLIRDYLLHNPTRNRPLDMLPLFAHLERDMVMRAPVETHLIKPRPTFHYRLPNSQIDEPDWSLAKPWNDWIMVEKLAADKDRLREHARAYLEKPGEVVGRMVDEWMEMLGTWLKR from the coding sequence ATGCCTCGACTCATCCTGCCCGACCAGACACGCACCCCTGATGGAGAGGTCCGTCGCGTGGGCGTGGAGATGGAAATGGCCGGACTGGAGCTGCCGGTCATGGCCCAGGCGGTCAAGGACCTGTTCGGCGGCCACATTGATTCCAAAAGTCCTTTTGAAATCCACGTCCTGGAGACGCGCCACGGAACGTTCGCCGTGGAACTGGACGCCAGCCTGCTCAAGAATCACGAATACCGCCCCTATCTGGCCCAGGTCGGCATCGACCTGGACGCCATGGACGACCAACGGGCCTTCGACGCCATACTGGCTCGCCTGGCGGCCAACGTCGTGCCCAGCGAAGTGGTGGCCCCGCCGATTCCGATCACGGCTCTGGAGGACATGGACGCCTTGCGGGACAGGCTGCGCCGGGACGGAGCCAAAGGCACCCGCGCGGCCCTGGTCTACGCCTTCGGGGCCCAGTTCAACGTGGAGGTCGCAGATCTGGACGCGGCTTACCTGCGGGACGTCCTGCGCGCCTACGTGCTGCTCCACGACCGACTGACCGAGCGAGGCGTCGTGGACGTCTCCCGCAAGATCTCGCCGTACATCCGCGCCTTCCCCGGCGGATACGTCCGGCTGCTTCTGGACGAGGCGTACACGCCGGACCTCACGGGCCTGATCCGCGACTACCTCCTGCACAACCCCACCCGCAACCGCCCCCTGGACATGCTCCCGCTGTTCGCGCACCTGGAACGGGATATGGTCATGAGGGCGCCGGTGGAGACCCACCTGATCAAGCCCAGGCCCACGTTCCACTACCGTCTGCCCAACTCCCAGATCGACGAACCGGACTGGTCCCTGGCCAAGCCGTGGAACGACTGGATCATGGTGGAAAAACTGGCCGCGGACAAGGACCGCTTGCGGGAGCACGCCCGGGCCTACCTGGAAAAACCCGGAGAAGTCGTGGGCCGGATGGTGGACGAATGGATGGAAATGCTGGGAACGTGGCTGAAGCGATGA
- a CDS encoding gamma-glutamyl-gamma-aminobutyrate hydrolase family protein: MNWKRPVIGVTGPDHGGLAAWWFTRLAVWRAGGRAVRITPQRPRHVQELDGLIIGGGADVAPDLYGAEPTRPPEIMAEEITRGETGWFRRGLALLAFPLMLLIRRILTTRSPDRNTDRDEPEQNLLRAALERDLPILGICRGAQLINVTLGGTLHQHLTGFYQESPNIRSLLPRKTIHVEPDSRLAGILGCATCGINALHDQAVDQLGQTVRVTAREPNGVIQAVEATSKTFVLGVQWHPEYLPHHRRQQRLFRALVQTAREPRRSV; this comes from the coding sequence ATGAATTGGAAAAGGCCGGTGATCGGCGTCACCGGGCCGGACCACGGCGGCCTGGCCGCCTGGTGGTTCACCCGCTTGGCGGTTTGGCGGGCCGGAGGCCGCGCGGTGCGGATCACGCCCCAGCGCCCCCGCCACGTTCAGGAACTGGACGGCCTGATCATCGGCGGCGGCGCGGACGTGGCACCGGATTTATATGGCGCGGAGCCGACGAGGCCTCCCGAAATAATGGCCGAGGAAATCACTCGGGGAGAAACGGGCTGGTTTCGACGCGGCCTGGCCTTGCTGGCCTTTCCCCTGATGCTCCTGATCCGGAGAATCCTGACCACCCGCAGCCCCGACCGGAACACGGACCGCGACGAACCGGAGCAGAACCTGCTCCGCGCGGCCCTGGAGCGCGACCTGCCCATCCTGGGCATCTGCCGCGGCGCGCAACTGATCAACGTGACCCTGGGCGGCACCCTGCACCAGCACCTGACCGGCTTTTACCAGGAATCCCCCAACATCCGCAGCCTGCTGCCCCGCAAGACCATTCATGTTGAGCCGGACTCCCGCCTGGCCGGCATCCTCGGCTGCGCGACCTGCGGCATCAACGCGCTGCACGACCAGGCCGTGGACCAACTCGGCCAGACCGTGCGCGTCACGGCCCGGGAGCCCAACGGCGTGATCCAGGCCGTGGAAGCCACGAGCAAAACCTTCGTCCTCGGTGTCCAATGGCACCCCGAATACCTCCCCCACCACCGCCGCCAACAACGCCTGTTCCGCGCCCTGGTCCAGACTGCTCGAGAACCACGCCGCTCAGTCTGA
- the glgX gene encoding glycogen debranching protein GlgX, with translation MNAAETALNGTPSKPNGPRVWPGSPNPLGATWDGSGVNFALFSAHAEKVELCLFDGDGVTETARITLPEHTHEVWHGYLPDARPGQLYGYRVHGPYEPLAGHRFNPNKLLLDPYAKVLVGNLKWDDALFGYTVGHPDEDLSFDERDSAPFMPKCQVVDPAFTWGRPMDFRPWHETVIYEMHVRGYTILHPEVPEEFRGTFEGLASQPVVDHLKNLGVTAIELLPIHAFLQDRHLIDRDLSNYWGYNSIAYFAPNPDYLRPRNDLSSFKSFVQKMHDAGIEVILDVVYNHTAEGNHLGPTLSFRGIDNYSYYYLMGDQPRFYNDFTGTGNALELRHPKVLSMVMDSLRYWVQVMGVDGFRFDLATTLARVEGPYDEHASFLDAVAQDPVLGQVKLIAEPWDTGLGGYQVGNFPPGWAEWNDQYRDAMRKFWKGDEGLLPEFAGRFSGSADIFNRRGRRTWASVNFITAHDGFTLHDLVSYNHKHNEANGEDGRDGSDSNNSWNCGVEGETDDPEILALRRRQMRNFLATLLLSQGTPMLTAGDEFARTQQGNNNAYCQDNEISWLDWTAIDEAGRAQIDFVTRLLALRHQHIVFHRNRFFHGDIIPGTRVKDVIWLHPDGREMIRNDWHDHEARSLAIRLSGEAGIVHLTETGEQEPDDTFLLLVNASHEDVAFVLPNGDSGAWESLMDTVSEDGQPEGDVGPHSPGVKLTLGGRSLRLLRLVAEAG, from the coding sequence ATGAACGCGGCTGAAACAGCCTTGAACGGCACGCCCTCAAAACCCAACGGCCCCCGGGTCTGGCCCGGTTCGCCCAATCCTCTGGGGGCCACCTGGGACGGGTCGGGTGTAAATTTTGCCCTGTTCTCGGCCCATGCCGAAAAGGTCGAGCTGTGTCTCTTCGACGGGGACGGCGTTACGGAGACCGCCCGGATAACCCTGCCGGAACACACCCATGAAGTCTGGCACGGCTATCTGCCGGACGCCCGGCCCGGACAGCTATACGGTTACCGCGTCCACGGCCCCTACGAGCCCTTGGCGGGACACCGTTTCAATCCCAACAAGCTGTTGCTGGACCCCTACGCCAAGGTCCTGGTCGGAAATCTGAAATGGGACGACGCATTGTTCGGCTACACAGTGGGCCATCCGGACGAAGACCTGTCCTTTGACGAACGGGATTCCGCGCCCTTCATGCCCAAGTGTCAGGTGGTGGACCCGGCCTTCACCTGGGGCCGGCCCATGGACTTTCGGCCCTGGCACGAAACCGTGATCTATGAAATGCACGTCCGGGGCTACACCATCCTCCATCCCGAGGTGCCCGAGGAGTTCCGGGGGACCTTCGAGGGCCTGGCTTCCCAGCCGGTGGTCGACCATCTCAAGAACCTCGGCGTCACGGCCATCGAGCTGCTGCCCATCCACGCCTTTTTGCAGGACCGTCACCTGATTGATCGCGACCTGAGCAACTACTGGGGCTACAACTCCATCGCCTATTTCGCGCCCAACCCGGACTACCTCCGCCCCAGAAACGATCTTTCATCCTTTAAGAGCTTTGTTCAAAAAATGCACGACGCCGGTATCGAGGTGATCCTGGACGTGGTCTACAACCACACCGCCGAAGGCAATCATCTTGGACCGACCCTCTCCTTCCGGGGCATCGACAATTACTCCTACTACTATCTGATGGGCGACCAGCCGCGGTTCTACAACGACTTTACGGGCACGGGAAACGCTCTGGAACTGCGCCATCCCAAGGTCCTGTCCATGGTCATGGATTCGCTGCGCTACTGGGTCCAGGTGATGGGCGTGGACGGCTTTCGTTTCGACCTGGCCACCACCCTGGCCCGGGTGGAGGGCCCCTACGACGAGCACGCCAGTTTCCTGGACGCCGTGGCCCAGGATCCGGTCCTGGGCCAGGTCAAACTGATCGCCGAGCCCTGGGATACCGGCCTGGGCGGATATCAGGTGGGCAATTTCCCACCCGGCTGGGCCGAGTGGAACGACCAATACCGGGATGCCATGCGCAAATTCTGGAAAGGGGACGAGGGGCTGCTGCCCGAGTTTGCGGGACGCTTCTCGGGCTCCGCGGACATCTTCAACCGCCGCGGCCGACGAACCTGGGCCAGCGTGAACTTCATCACGGCCCACGACGGCTTCACCCTGCACGACCTGGTCAGCTACAACCACAAGCACAACGAGGCCAACGGCGAGGACGGCCGGGACGGCTCGGACAGCAACAATTCCTGGAACTGCGGCGTGGAAGGCGAGACGGACGACCCGGAAATCCTGGCCCTGCGTCGTCGCCAGATGCGCAACTTCCTGGCCACCCTGCTCTTGTCCCAGGGAACGCCCATGCTCACCGCCGGGGACGAATTCGCCCGCACCCAGCAGGGCAACAACAACGCCTACTGCCAGGACAACGAAATCAGTTGGCTGGATTGGACGGCCATCGACGAAGCCGGCCGGGCCCAGATCGACTTCGTCACCCGGCTGCTCGCCCTGCGCCACCAGCATATCGTCTTTCACCGCAACCGCTTCTTCCACGGAGACATCATCCCCGGTACGCGGGTCAAGGACGTAATCTGGCTGCATCCCGACGGCCGCGAGATGATCCGGAACGACTGGCACGACCACGAAGCCCGCTCCCTGGCCATCCGTCTGAGCGGCGAAGCCGGCATCGTCCACCTCACGGAAACCGGGGAGCAAGAACCGGACGACACCTTCCTGCTCCTGGTCAACGCCAGCCATGAAGACGTGGCCTTCGTACTGCCCAATGGAGACAGCGGAGCCTGGGAGTCCCTGATGGACACCGTGTCCGAGGACGGCCAGCCCGAAGGCGACGTCGGCCCCCACTCGCCGGGCGTAAAACTGACCCTGGGAGGGCGCTCGCTGCGTTTGCTGCGCCTAGTGGCGGAGGCTGGGTGA